Proteins found in one Nostoc sp. NIES-3756 genomic segment:
- a CDS encoding FIST signal transduction protein — protein sequence MLKIVVSHSNDPDSLSAVQEIIRQSTNSLQGNIPQAGILFAAIDFEHSLILQNIHQAFPGIELIGGTTDGEISSLLEFQQDSITLMLFCSDDIEIRAGVGYQVSQNPIMATREAVEQAKAKTKATPQLCLTHPESLTTSGVSILDGLKMALGEKFPIFGGLAADQSAYQNTYQFFQAEVLSDAVPILLFSGKVLFSHGVASGWLPIGKTSKVTKVDKNIVYEIDGKPALEFYRYYLGELPPSIENPVAVFTHDETNFYLRAPIAYDEKTGSVTFFADIPVQATIQMAEAGKQDILAASQASFMTAFNNYPGKEPAGVIFFSCVARRQILGTQTQQEYLNTKNLLNQTLPACGFYSNGEIAPIESTGQTHFHNETFVTLILGTC from the coding sequence ATGCTAAAGATAGTAGTATCTCACAGTAATGATCCAGACTCTTTATCAGCAGTTCAAGAAATCATCCGACAGTCAACAAATTCTCTTCAAGGAAATATCCCTCAGGCGGGAATTTTATTTGCAGCAATTGACTTTGAACATTCCTTAATCCTGCAAAACATTCATCAAGCTTTTCCTGGGATTGAATTGATTGGTGGAACTACAGACGGAGAAATTTCTTCATTGTTGGAATTTCAGCAGGACTCAATTACTTTAATGTTGTTCTGTTCGGATGACATTGAAATTCGCGCAGGCGTAGGTTATCAGGTTTCCCAAAATCCTATTATGGCAACTAGGGAAGCTGTAGAACAAGCCAAAGCCAAAACTAAAGCCACGCCTCAATTATGTTTAACCCATCCAGAAAGCCTGACAACTAGTGGTGTGTCTATATTAGATGGTTTAAAAATGGCTTTAGGCGAAAAGTTTCCTATCTTTGGGGGTTTGGCTGCAGATCAGTCAGCATATCAAAATACCTACCAATTCTTTCAAGCAGAAGTTCTCAGCGATGCTGTACCAATTTTGTTATTCAGTGGAAAAGTCTTATTTTCTCACGGAGTCGCTAGTGGTTGGCTACCTATTGGCAAAACTAGCAAAGTCACCAAAGTAGATAAAAATATAGTTTATGAAATTGACGGTAAACCTGCTTTAGAGTTCTACCGATATTATCTTGGCGAACTTCCGCCATCCATAGAAAATCCTGTAGCTGTATTTACTCATGACGAGACTAACTTTTATTTAAGAGCGCCGATCGCTTACGATGAAAAAACAGGTAGTGTTACATTTTTTGCGGATATTCCTGTACAAGCAACTATTCAAATGGCTGAAGCAGGTAAGCAAGATATTTTAGCCGCTTCTCAAGCATCATTCATGACTGCTTTCAATAATTACCCAGGTAAAGAACCAGCAGGAGTTATCTTCTTTTCCTGCGTAGCTAGGCGACAAATTTTAGGTACACAAACCCAACAAGAGTATCTAAATACTAAAAATCTTCTTAATCAGACTTTACCAGCCTGTGGTTTTTATTCTAATGGTGAGATTGCTCCGATAGAATCGACAGGTCAAACACATTTTCATAATGAAACTTTTGTCACTTTAATTTTAGGTACTTGTTAA
- a CDS encoding sensor histidine kinase: MDFEQEIKNLEKANRILQKKLERSEADRVKLEETNSKKEALLKKVIDELQESKLQLEERGKELEKTLFHLQTMQDKMVALGSMVADVAHEINNPVGFIIGNINPAFEYIHDLFDLIDLYQQNYPNPCPEIKAEMAAMDFDYIREDLPKLIYSMKEGTTRISNLSNSLRTFTRSDTEYKVQFDIHEGLDSTLCILQHRLKANQDRPQIQVIKKYEEIPIIKCFPGQLNQVFMNILANAVDALEESNLGLSFAEIEKKNNQIMIATNLATNNCIVIQIKDNGCGIPEDIKSKVFAHSFTTKPVGKGTGLGLAIAQQIILQKHGGTLELNSVVGEGSEFIITLPIE, from the coding sequence ATGGATTTTGAACAGGAAATTAAGAACCTGGAAAAAGCTAACAGAATCCTTCAGAAAAAATTAGAACGTTCTGAAGCTGACAGAGTGAAGTTGGAGGAAACTAATTCTAAAAAAGAGGCATTGCTGAAGAAAGTAATTGATGAACTTCAAGAATCGAAACTTCAATTAGAAGAAAGAGGTAAGGAATTAGAAAAAACCCTTTTTCATTTACAAACAATGCAGGATAAGATGGTTGCTTTAGGTAGTATGGTTGCCGATGTAGCACACGAGATTAATAATCCCGTGGGATTTATCATCGGTAATATTAATCCAGCATTTGAGTATATTCATGACTTGTTTGACTTAATTGACCTTTATCAACAAAACTACCCTAATCCATGTCCAGAAATTAAAGCAGAGATGGCTGCAATGGATTTTGATTATATACGTGAAGATTTACCTAAATTAATTTATTCGATGAAAGAGGGAACTACTCGTATTAGCAATCTCAGCAATAGTTTACGGACTTTTACTCGATCAGATACGGAATATAAAGTACAATTTGATATTCATGAAGGTCTTGATAGTACGCTGTGCATTCTTCAACATCGGTTAAAGGCTAATCAAGATCGTCCTCAAATACAGGTAATTAAGAAATATGAGGAAATTCCTATAATTAAATGTTTTCCTGGTCAATTAAATCAGGTATTTATGAATATCTTAGCTAATGCTGTTGATGCTTTAGAAGAGTCTAACTTAGGATTGAGTTTTGCAGAGATTGAAAAGAAAAACAATCAAATTATGATTGCAACAAATTTAGCTACTAATAATTGTATTGTAATTCAAATTAAAGATAATGGCTGTGGTATCCCAGAAGATATAAAATCCAAAGTATTTGCTCATTCATTTACTACTAAACCTGTTGGGAAAGGTACAGGATTAGGATTAGCGATCGCACAACAAATCATACTCCAAAAACATGGAGGAACATTAGAGCTAAATTCTGTTGTAGGGGAAGGTTCTGAATTTATAATTACCCTCCCTATTGAATAA
- a CDS encoding NAD(P)H-quinone oxidoreductase subunit N, producing MDFANLAAQLNAGTILPEGIVIVTLMGVLISDLILGRTSSRWIGYLAIAGLLSAVVALYFQWDAVNPIAFTGGFSSDDLSIVFRGIIALSAVVTILMSIRYVEQSGTPLAEFTAILLTATLGGMFLSGASELVMIFISLETLSISSYLLTGYTKRDPRSNEAALKYLLIGASSTAVFLYGVSLLYGLSGGQTQLSAIADGIIAANVGQSLGVVIALVFVIAGIGFKISAAPFHQWTPDVYEGAPTPVIAFLSVGSKAAGFALAIRLLTTVFPYVAEEWKFVFTALAVLSMVLGNVVALAQTSMKRMLAYSSIAQAGFVMIGLIAGTDAGYASMIFYLLVYLFMNLCGFTCIILFSLRTGTDQIAEYSGLYQKDPLLTLGLSISLLSLGGIPPLAGFFGKIYLFWAGWQAGLYWMVLLGLVTSVVSIYYYIRVVKMMVVKEPHEMSEVVKNYPEIRWNLPGFRPLQVGLVVTLIATSIAGILSNPLFTLANNSVANTAILQPTKVVSTQVSAIPPEKPEGL from the coding sequence ATGGATTTTGCTAATCTTGCAGCACAATTAAATGCTGGAACAATTTTGCCAGAGGGAATTGTCATTGTTACCCTCATGGGGGTTTTGATTTCTGATTTGATTTTAGGGCGTACATCCTCGCGCTGGATTGGATATCTGGCGATCGCCGGGTTACTATCGGCGGTTGTCGCCCTGTATTTCCAATGGGATGCTGTCAATCCCATCGCTTTTACTGGTGGCTTTAGTAGTGATGACCTCAGCATCGTCTTTCGTGGCATCATTGCCTTGTCTGCCGTCGTGACGATACTGATGTCAATCCGCTATGTAGAACAAAGTGGTACTCCTTTGGCGGAGTTCACCGCCATTTTGTTAACCGCTACCTTGGGTGGGATGTTCCTCTCCGGTGCTAGTGAGTTGGTAATGATATTCATCTCCCTAGAAACCCTGAGTATTTCCTCCTATTTGTTGACAGGTTATACCAAGCGTGACCCCCGTTCCAATGAGGCAGCGCTGAAATACCTGTTGATTGGGGCTTCCAGCACAGCAGTATTTCTGTATGGGGTGTCACTTTTATACGGTCTATCAGGTGGACAAACCCAACTGAGTGCGATCGCTGACGGCATCATTGCTGCTAACGTTGGTCAATCTTTGGGTGTCGTGATTGCCCTTGTTTTCGTCATTGCGGGTATTGGCTTTAAAATTTCCGCCGCACCCTTCCACCAATGGACACCAGACGTATATGAAGGCGCTCCTACCCCAGTGATTGCCTTTTTATCCGTTGGCTCCAAAGCAGCAGGTTTTGCCCTAGCTATTCGCTTGTTAACTACAGTCTTCCCCTACGTCGCTGAAGAGTGGAAGTTTGTCTTTACAGCCTTAGCTGTTCTCAGTATGGTTTTGGGTAACGTCGTCGCCCTAGCCCAAACCAGCATGAAACGGATGCTAGCTTATTCATCCATTGCCCAAGCCGGTTTTGTGATGATTGGCTTAATTGCTGGTACTGATGCCGGATATGCCAGCATGATCTTCTACCTGCTGGTTTATCTGTTCATGAACCTGTGCGGTTTCACCTGCATCATTCTGTTCTCCCTGCGGACAGGAACCGACCAAATTGCCGAATACTCTGGGTTATACCAAAAAGACCCACTCCTGACACTAGGTTTGAGTATTTCCCTGCTTTCCTTGGGTGGTATTCCTCCCCTAGCTGGTTTCTTTGGCAAGATTTACTTGTTCTGGGCTGGTTGGCAAGCTGGGCTTTACTGGATGGTTTTACTAGGCTTAGTTACCAGCGTTGTCTCCATCTATTACTACATTCGTGTAGTCAAGATGATGGTAGTCAAAGAACCCCACGAAATGTCCGAGGTAGTTAAGAATTACCCCGAAATTCGTTGGAACTTACCTGGATTTAGACCGTTGCAGGTGGGTTTAGTAGTAACCTTAATTGCTACTTCCATTGCCGGCATATTATCCAATCCACTCTTCACCCTGGCAAACAACTCTGTTGCTAATACTGCCATCTTACAGCCAACAAAAGTGGTAAGTACTCAGGTAAGTGCTATTCCTCCTGAGAAACCAGAAGGTTTGTAA
- a CDS encoding WD40 repeat domain-containing protein, which translates to MLNCATGMQMDWISLLKAQQADFLLRVKKPKTYDLSLLESQVKGCHSEIMAFWGEPFAKILEVSRRQAEILAKNPPPIPPEYPEPPDWTIPFPIYFQQQAEDYFLREQIVDRIIIERLGKLLKKLPQDTVKNMVLDDEGNLRGESKFTYVLADNPKLSVQVYVADGESFNGIKKDKIKWSVTQEDLKTHQVLIFLCLFYPSTGKLGYEKQAVIAGFLPTSEIALTEPKLYFTPSHLLYAGGLSWYLESLTAKKQAKLDCLPIVIERTIPETIQTVPSEHPRKEIIGDWECWQTLRGHTRGINCLAFSTRCENGLPILASGSKGETKLWDLSQGELIDTLSEYPWNVSGIVDEINSLAFSADGQMLVSGGADSTIKIWHTGALDLIDILHKHNGVVRCVAFTPDGQMLATGGDDRRILFWDLMHRQVKAILSLDDTAAHSLFLSRDGQTLVTGSYRKIKVWQTSGSWVGKNLKDAQPSHILTGHAHIVRSLVMSKDGQLLISGSWDQTIKIWHLATGKLIRTLKGHTDKVYAIALSPDEQIIASASADQTIKLWHLETGELLATFTGHTDIVTALTFTTSGEMLVSGSLDKTIKIWQRS; encoded by the coding sequence ATGCTAAATTGTGCCACAGGAATGCAGATGGATTGGATTAGCTTACTCAAAGCTCAACAAGCTGACTTCCTTCTCCGTGTGAAAAAACCCAAGACTTACGATCTGTCTTTGTTGGAAAGTCAAGTAAAAGGGTGCCACAGCGAAATTATGGCATTTTGGGGGGAGCCATTTGCCAAAATTCTGGAAGTTTCTCGCCGCCAAGCCGAAATCCTTGCGAAAAATCCGCCCCCCATCCCGCCTGAATATCCTGAACCGCCTGACTGGACAATTCCTTTCCCTATCTACTTCCAGCAGCAAGCAGAAGATTATTTCTTGCGAGAACAAATTGTCGATCGCATCATCATTGAACGTTTGGGTAAGTTACTCAAAAAGTTACCCCAAGATACTGTGAAAAACATGGTACTAGATGATGAGGGCAATTTGCGCGGTGAAAGCAAATTTACATATGTATTAGCGGATAACCCGAAACTCAGCGTGCAAGTCTATGTAGCAGATGGAGAGAGTTTTAATGGTATCAAGAAAGATAAAATTAAGTGGTCAGTTACTCAAGAAGACTTGAAAACTCACCAAGTATTAATCTTCTTGTGTTTGTTCTATCCATCTACAGGTAAACTTGGTTATGAAAAACAAGCTGTAATTGCAGGCTTTTTACCAACAAGTGAAATAGCTTTAACTGAACCAAAACTATATTTTACTCCCAGCCATTTGCTATATGCAGGCGGATTAAGTTGGTATTTGGAATCACTAACTGCGAAAAAACAAGCAAAACTTGATTGTCTGCCAATAGTGATTGAAAGAACAATACCAGAAACTATCCAAACTGTACCTTCAGAACATCCCCGTAAAGAAATTATCGGTGATTGGGAATGTTGGCAAACATTGAGAGGACACACTAGAGGAATTAATTGTTTAGCTTTTAGTACTAGATGTGAAAATGGGTTGCCAATATTAGCTAGTGGTAGTAAGGGAGAGACAAAGTTATGGGATTTAAGTCAAGGTGAATTAATTGATACTTTGTCAGAATATCCTTGGAATGTCTCTGGGATAGTAGATGAAATAAATTCACTAGCTTTTAGTGCTGATGGGCAAATGTTAGTCAGTGGCGGTGCAGACTCCACTATTAAAATTTGGCATACAGGCGCACTAGATTTAATTGATATTCTGCATAAGCATAATGGTGTTGTGCGGTGTGTGGCTTTCACTCCCGACGGACAAATGCTGGCGACTGGTGGCGATGACAGAAGAATTTTATTTTGGGATTTAATGCACCGTCAGGTCAAAGCTATCTTGTCTCTAGATGATACAGCTGCTCATTCGCTCTTTTTAAGCAGAGATGGACAAACTTTAGTTACAGGTAGTTATCGCAAAATCAAAGTTTGGCAAACTTCTGGTTCTTGGGTAGGGAAAAATCTCAAAGATGCACAACCATCACATATTCTTACAGGTCATGCTCATATTGTCCGTTCTTTGGTGATGAGTAAAGATGGACAACTGCTGATTAGTGGGAGTTGGGATCAGACGATTAAAATTTGGCACTTAGCGACGGGAAAATTAATCCGCACTCTTAAGGGACATACAGATAAAGTGTATGCGATCGCCTTAAGTCCCGATGAACAAATTATTGCCAGTGCTAGCGCTGATCAGACTATCAAATTGTGGCATCTGGAAACAGGGGAATTGTTAGCTACCTTTACAGGACACACTGATATTGTCACAGCACTCACTTTTACCACTTCTGGAGAAATGCTAGTCAGTGGCAGTTTGGATAAGACGATTAAAATTTGGCAGAGAAGTTGA
- a CDS encoding hybrid sensor histidine kinase/response regulator, translated as MPHTSVENNFILVVDDTLTNLEIISEALTSAGFEVATATNGKKAFEQIQTRLPDLILLDVMMPIMDGFETCKQLKNYPETRDIPVIFMTAVTDSDSKVEALSLGAVDYITKPFHKAEVLARISTHLQLRNLTKNLETRVIERTFELNKALQDLQESQLQLVQQEKMSVLGQLMSGLAHEINNPVSCIYGNLGHTLTYLENMNHLIDLYQQNYPNPVPEIQNEIDAMDLDYMRSDLPNLIFSMKEGVQRIRDISKSLRIFSRADTENKIQFNIHEGIDSTILILKHRLKSIGNRSDIEIKKDYGNLPLINCFPGQLNQVFMNILANAIDALDESFNSKYESKINIEIDKHPQIIIQTMLIEDENHVLIKIKDNGVGISNENKIKVFDSLFTTKAVGKGTGLGLSIARQIIVQKHGGQIEFNSEIGKGSEFIIYIPVE; from the coding sequence ATGCCTCATACATCAGTTGAAAATAATTTTATTTTAGTTGTAGACGATACCCTTACAAATCTCGAAATCATATCTGAAGCACTAACTAGTGCAGGTTTTGAAGTAGCTACAGCAACGAATGGAAAAAAAGCATTTGAACAAATACAAACTAGATTACCAGATTTAATTTTGTTAGATGTGATGATGCCAATAATGGATGGCTTTGAAACTTGTAAGCAATTGAAGAATTATCCAGAAACTAGAGATATTCCCGTAATATTCATGACAGCTGTTACTGACTCAGATAGTAAAGTAGAAGCGTTAAGTTTAGGTGCAGTTGATTACATTACTAAACCTTTTCATAAAGCAGAAGTATTAGCGCGTATTTCTACACATTTACAACTGAGAAACTTGACCAAAAACCTAGAAACTAGAGTAATTGAGCGTACTTTTGAACTGAATAAAGCATTACAAGATTTACAAGAATCTCAACTTCAGCTTGTACAACAAGAAAAAATGTCTGTGCTTGGTCAATTGATGTCTGGTTTAGCTCATGAGATTAATAACCCAGTTAGTTGTATTTATGGAAATCTAGGTCATACTCTCACATACTTAGAAAACATGAATCATCTGATTGACCTCTATCAGCAAAACTATCCTAATCCCGTACCAGAAATTCAAAATGAAATTGATGCAATGGATTTAGATTACATGCGTTCTGATTTACCTAATTTGATTTTTTCCATGAAAGAAGGTGTGCAGCGCATTCGCGATATCAGTAAGAGTTTACGAATTTTTTCTAGAGCAGATACAGAAAATAAGATTCAGTTTAATATCCATGAAGGTATTGATAGCACCATTTTAATTCTTAAACATCGATTAAAAAGCATTGGAAATCGTTCTGATATTGAAATCAAGAAGGATTATGGTAATCTACCTTTAATTAACTGCTTTCCTGGGCAATTAAATCAGGTTTTTATGAATATATTAGCCAATGCTATCGATGCTTTGGATGAATCATTTAATAGTAAATATGAATCAAAAATAAATATTGAGATAGATAAACATCCTCAAATCATTATCCAAACAATGTTAATTGAGGATGAAAACCATGTTTTAATTAAGATTAAAGATAATGGTGTAGGAATATCAAATGAAAACAAAATAAAAGTTTTTGATAGTTTGTTTACTACTAAAGCTGTAGGTAAAGGTACAGGTTTAGGATTATCCATTGCTAGGCAAATTATTGTTCAAAAACATGGCGGTCAGATTGAATTTAATTCAGAAATAGGAAAAGGCTCAGAATTTATAATTTATATTCCTGTTGAATAG
- a CDS encoding hybrid sensor histidine kinase/response regulator yields the protein MIHSGVQTARKLPLRLILIIPFVLQTFTAVSLVGYLSFRNGQKAVNELADQWMMKVNGLVDQHLDTYLATPHQINQINVDAAKLGMLNLEDFQLTGRYFWQQMQVFNVGYISFANPQGEFIGVERLNNGSLLINEVSQKQGIGKLYVYDTNNQGDRLKLTAVKNYDPRVEAWYSDAVNVTKPIWSQIYQWEDKPNILSISASYPINDKKNKFLGVLSVDLILSQISRFLANLKVGQTGQVFIIERSGLIVAASNQESPYDVINGKAQRVSAFQSNDYLIQKTSNYLQQKFGQLKNIQDYQQSLIELQGEKYFVQVKPWNDQLGLDWLVVVIVPEKDFMGQIHTNNRTTILLCLGALMIATIMGVYTSRWIVRPILQLTQASSAIASGNLAQEVTIPELKELSILSTSFNKMAGQLRDSFAALEQTNQELEKRVAQRTAEITAAKEAADAANRAKSEFLANMSHELRTPLNGILGYAQILQLDASATDEQMEGFQIIYECGSHLLTLINDILDIAKIEAKKLELYPIESNLEQLISGVCDICRIKAEQKQIKFIYQVHHQLPTAVYTDEKRLRQVLINIVGNAVKFTKQGTVTFIVEIISSTDAITITDKYQHLPVSKIRFKIEDTGIGMTTEQLKKIFLPFEQVGDNSHKSEGTGLGLAISSQIIELMGSKIQVESNYGQGTKFWFDLNLPIVDAIKLPKSSKINKNIIGYKGQLKTILIVDDVWENRSVFANLLTPLGFKLIEASDGHEGLDQAKACQPDLIITDLAMPEIDGFQMTQILRSQTEFQNTVIIASSASVSNFTRQQSQEAGCNDFLAKPINTEELFNILQRYLLLNWSYASQDHSLAKTYCHLEEIIFPPATELVNLYQAAKTGYVMGIQEEINRIRQLDEKYTGFSNKLSELVAEFEDEEIVAMIQPYLSA from the coding sequence ATGATTCATTCCGGTGTTCAAACCGCTCGAAAGTTGCCTTTGCGCCTGATTTTAATAATTCCGTTTGTACTGCAAACTTTCACCGCAGTCAGTCTGGTGGGCTATTTGTCTTTTAGAAATGGACAGAAGGCAGTCAATGAACTGGCTGATCAGTGGATGATGAAGGTGAATGGGCTAGTTGATCAACATCTAGACACTTATCTAGCAACTCCTCATCAGATTAATCAAATTAATGTGGATGCTGCAAAGCTAGGAATGCTGAATTTAGAGGATTTTCAGCTAACAGGGCGCTATTTTTGGCAGCAAATGCAGGTATTCAATGTTGGTTATATTAGTTTTGCTAATCCCCAAGGGGAGTTTATTGGTGTTGAACGGTTAAACAACGGTAGTTTATTAATTAATGAAGTTTCCCAAAAGCAGGGAATTGGTAAACTCTATGTCTACGATACTAATAATCAAGGCGATCGCCTAAAATTAACAGCCGTCAAAAATTATGATCCTCGCGTAGAAGCCTGGTATTCAGATGCTGTTAATGTGACGAAACCTATTTGGAGTCAGATTTACCAATGGGAAGATAAACCAAACATCTTATCTATATCGGCAAGTTACCCCATAAATGATAAAAAGAATAAGTTTCTTGGGGTACTAAGTGTTGATTTAATCTTATCACAAATCAGTCGATTTCTTGCCAATTTGAAGGTGGGTCAAACAGGTCAAGTATTTATTATAGAACGCTCTGGTTTAATAGTTGCAGCTTCCAATCAAGAATCACCATATGATGTGATTAATGGCAAGGCACAAAGGGTATCAGCATTTCAAAGCAATGATTATTTAATTCAAAAGACCAGCAATTATCTTCAGCAAAAGTTTGGTCAACTGAAAAATATTCAAGATTATCAACAATCTTTGATAGAACTGCAAGGTGAAAAATATTTTGTGCAAGTCAAACCTTGGAATGATCAATTAGGTTTGGATTGGTTAGTAGTTGTGATTGTGCCTGAAAAAGATTTCATGGGACAAATTCATACTAATAATCGCACAACTATTTTACTATGCTTGGGGGCGCTGATGATAGCCACCATAATGGGCGTGTATACTTCCCGTTGGATTGTTCGTCCTATTTTACAGTTAACTCAAGCTAGTAGTGCGATCGCCTCTGGCAACCTTGCCCAAGAAGTGACAATTCCTGAATTAAAAGAACTCAGCATTTTATCCACATCTTTTAATAAAATGGCTGGACAGTTACGCGATTCTTTTGCAGCTTTAGAACAGACTAATCAGGAATTAGAAAAACGAGTTGCACAAAGAACAGCAGAAATTACAGCCGCCAAGGAAGCAGCCGATGCAGCTAACCGTGCCAAAAGTGAATTTTTAGCTAATATGAGCCATGAATTACGCACTCCCCTAAATGGTATTCTTGGCTATGCTCAGATTCTCCAACTAGATGCCAGTGCGACTGATGAGCAAATGGAAGGTTTTCAGATTATTTATGAGTGTGGTTCTCATTTACTGACATTAATTAATGATATTTTAGATATTGCCAAAATCGAAGCTAAAAAATTAGAACTTTACCCTATAGAATCTAATTTAGAACAATTAATTTCCGGAGTTTGTGATATTTGTCGCATTAAAGCTGAACAGAAACAAATTAAATTTATCTATCAGGTACACCATCAACTACCAACGGCTGTTTATACTGATGAAAAACGTTTGCGCCAAGTTTTAATCAACATAGTAGGTAATGCTGTTAAGTTTACCAAACAGGGAACAGTTACTTTTATTGTAGAAATCATTAGTAGCACAGACGCAATAACAATCACTGATAAGTATCAGCATTTACCAGTCAGTAAAATTAGATTTAAAATTGAGGATACAGGTATCGGAATGACAACCGAACAACTCAAGAAAATCTTTTTGCCTTTTGAACAAGTAGGAGATAATTCACACAAATCAGAAGGTACAGGTTTAGGGTTGGCAATTAGTAGTCAAATTATAGAATTGATGGGTAGCAAAATTCAAGTTGAGAGTAATTATGGACAAGGAACTAAGTTTTGGTTCGACTTAAATTTGCCAATAGTAGATGCTATAAAATTGCCTAAATCATCTAAAATTAACAAAAATATAATCGGTTACAAAGGACAGCTAAAAACTATTTTAATTGTTGATGATGTTTGGGAGAATCGGTCAGTTTTTGCTAATTTATTAACCCCATTGGGATTCAAATTAATTGAGGCTAGTGACGGACACGAGGGTTTAGATCAGGCAAAAGCTTGTCAACCAGATTTAATTATTACAGATTTAGCCATGCCTGAAATTGATGGCTTCCAGATGACACAAATTCTCCGTTCGCAAACAGAATTTCAGAACACAGTGATCATCGCTTCTTCTGCTAGTGTGTCTAACTTCACTCGTCAACAAAGTCAGGAAGCAGGCTGTAACGATTTCCTAGCAAAGCCCATAAATACGGAAGAATTGTTTAATATATTACAACGTTATCTATTGTTAAACTGGAGTTATGCTTCTCAGGATCACTCCTTGGCAAAAACATATTGCCATCTCGAGGAAATTATATTTCCCCCTGCTACAGAATTAGTTAATCTATATCAAGCTGCTAAAACAGGTTATGTAATGGGTATTCAAGAGGAGATAAACAGAATTAGGCAATTAGATGAAAAATATACAGGTTTTTCTAATAAACTCTCGGAATTAGTTGCAGAGTTTGAAGATGAGGAGATAGTAGCAATGATTCAACCTTATTTATCTGCCTAA
- a CDS encoding hybrid sensor histidine kinase/response regulator, protein MSSPINNSILIVDDIPTNIKVLFDLLNQAGFRVSVAKNGQSALAKAKEALPNLILLDVMMPGIDGFETCRQLKANPKTKDIPVIFMTARTDTVDKVKGLQLGAVDYITKPIQHEEVLARINVHLELRRTQLRLAQEEKMSSLGQLVAGIAHEINNPVNFVYGNLIHAQNYITDLLNLIKLYEDHTINAIPEIQKFSQEIELEFIKKDLPHLLSSLAMGTERVEKIVRSLRLFSRLEDAEFQLFNIHEGIDSTLIILSHRLKAAPTRPIINVIKEYGDIPLVECYAGKLNQVFMNLLSNAIDALEEAVINAEITHELTIWIRTAVTDDKKSILVEIADNGVGIPPEVQQTIFEQFFTTKPLGKGTGLGLAIAHEIIVEKHNGTLQVKSTPGEGAQFLITIPIQQVSDEC, encoded by the coding sequence ATGAGCAGTCCCATAAATAACTCAATCTTAATTGTAGATGATATTCCAACTAACATCAAAGTTTTATTTGACCTTCTTAATCAGGCAGGTTTTCGAGTTTCTGTAGCTAAAAATGGACAAAGTGCTTTAGCTAAAGCCAAAGAAGCATTACCCAATTTAATTTTATTAGATGTAATGATGCCTGGGATTGATGGATTTGAAACTTGTCGTCAACTAAAAGCTAATCCCAAAACTAAAGACATTCCTGTCATTTTTATGACTGCTCGGACGGATACAGTTGATAAAGTCAAAGGTTTACAACTAGGAGCAGTAGATTATATTACTAAACCGATTCAACATGAAGAAGTATTAGCAAGAATCAACGTCCACTTAGAATTACGAAGGACTCAATTAAGGTTAGCACAAGAAGAAAAGATGTCTTCTTTAGGCCAATTAGTGGCAGGGATTGCTCATGAAATCAATAATCCGGTCAATTTTGTTTATGGAAATTTGATTCATGCTCAAAACTATATTACAGATTTATTAAATTTAATCAAGTTATACGAAGACCATACAATTAATGCCATCCCAGAGATTCAAAAATTTTCTCAAGAGATTGAATTAGAGTTTATTAAAAAAGACTTGCCACATTTATTATCTTCACTAGCAATGGGAACTGAGCGTGTTGAAAAAATTGTGCGATCGCTCCGCTTATTCTCTAGACTAGAAGATGCAGAATTTCAACTATTTAACATCCATGAAGGCATTGATAGCACACTCATCATTTTAAGCCATCGCCTTAAAGCTGCACCCACAAGACCAATAATTAATGTTATCAAAGAGTATGGTGACATACCTTTGGTAGAATGTTACGCTGGAAAACTGAATCAAGTATTCATGAATCTGCTTTCTAATGCTATTGATGCTTTAGAAGAGGCAGTAATTAACGCAGAAATAACTCATGAACTAACAATTTGGATTCGCACAGCCGTTACGGATGATAAAAAATCGATATTAGTAGAAATCGCTGACAACGGGGTTGGTATTCCCCCAGAAGTACAACAAACTATATTTGAGCAATTTTTTACTACCAAGCCTTTAGGTAAAGGTACGGGTTTGGGTTTAGCGATCGCCCATGAGATTATAGTAGAAAAACACAACGGTACTCTACAAGTAAAATCCACCCCCGGCGAAGGCGCACAATTTTTAATCACCATCCCCATTCAGCAAGTAAGTGATGAGTGCTGA